One uncultured Jannaschia sp. DNA segment encodes these proteins:
- a CDS encoding ActR/PrrA/RegA family redox response regulator transcription factor, which yields MTATLQEIGPDSSLLLVDDDEPFLRRLERAMEKRGFDVSAVGSVAEGIAKAQSAPSAYAVIDLRLEDGNGLDVVERLRERRPDCRIVVLTGYGAIATAVAAVKIGATDYLSKPADANDITNALLSREGDLPPPPENPMSADRVRWEHIQRVYELCDRNVSETARRLNMHRRTLQRILAKRSPK from the coding sequence ATGACCGCAACATTGCAGGAGATCGGACCGGACAGCTCCCTGCTGCTCGTCGATGATGACGAGCCGTTCCTGCGCAGGCTGGAACGGGCGATGGAGAAGCGCGGCTTCGACGTCTCCGCCGTCGGCAGCGTCGCCGAGGGCATCGCCAAGGCCCAGTCCGCGCCCAGCGCTTACGCGGTGATCGACCTGCGGCTGGAGGATGGCAACGGGCTCGACGTGGTCGAGCGCCTGCGTGAACGGCGGCCCGATTGCCGGATCGTCGTGCTGACGGGCTACGGGGCCATCGCGACGGCCGTGGCCGCGGTGAAGATCGGGGCGACCGACTACCTGTCGAAGCCCGCCGATGCCAACGACATCACCAACGCCCTCCTGAGCCGCGAGGGCGATCTGCCGCCGCCGCCCGAGAACCCGATGAGCGCCGATCGCGTACGCTGGGAGCATATCCAGCGGGTCTACGAGCTCTGCGATCGCAACGTCTCCGAGACGGCGCGGCGCTTGAACATGCATCGCCGGACGTTGCAGCGCATCCTCGCGAAGCGGTCGCCCAAATGA
- a CDS encoding DUF2177 family protein — protein MQIAALYGSAVVFFLVVDAIMLTNVMKPLFERHIGHLLQSPINLAPAAVFYLFYVAGAVWLVALPALRDGSVGQAWVNGAILGALAYGTYEFTSMSVMKDWHWSMVAVDTTWGAVLTGTSLAVGTWVAMRFA, from the coding sequence ATGCAGATCGCCGCGCTCTACGGCTCCGCCGTCGTGTTCTTTCTCGTCGTCGACGCCATCATGTTGACCAACGTCATGAAGCCCCTCTTCGAGCGGCATATCGGCCATCTGCTGCAATCGCCGATCAATCTCGCGCCGGCGGCGGTGTTCTACCTCTTCTACGTGGCGGGCGCCGTCTGGCTGGTCGCCCTGCCCGCGCTCCGCGACGGATCGGTCGGGCAGGCCTGGGTCAACGGCGCGATCCTCGGGGCGCTCGCCTACGGCACCTACGAATTCACCAGCATGTCGGTCATGAAAGACTGGCATTGGTCGATGGTCGCCGTCGACACGACCTGGGGCGCGGTGCTGACCGGCACGTCGCTGGCCGTCGGGACCTGGGTCGCGATGCGCTTCGCCTAA